The DNA segment ctcgtggatatggagtaggttcctagataccaaaatgctgaaactcataaataacactcttaattgagaaacagaacaaccttactaaatgcgtgtattttgagtgcttttcacattcttagttaccaaaaatcccaaattgcatgcaaaaccacctttatgtgagaaaaaaatgacatttccagaaaagtgtcttttaagtgtttttcagcgtgagagacaataaagcactaaaaagcagggcaatcatattacattggaataacaccaatttataccaaaaacttgcctttaagtgtttttgagctccttatataacaaaccgctaaaacgcatgcaaaacaaacttcatggagaaacagaataacattaccaaaaacatgtattttgagtgtttttgatcatgttatctataaaaacgcttaaatacatgcaaagaacattatgtttgggaaacaaaaggacattacgagaaacgtgtattatgagtgttttttaagttccttaagtaccataaagctaaaacccacaatagcactctttatttagaaaataaaaaataaaaaaataaaaaaaataggattttttttttttttttttattcagcttcataggtaccgagatgacaaaatccTGGGAAAagtcagggcaatcatatgataaaacaatattatcaaaaagttaaattcagctttttttttttttcggactgctatgtaccaaaccctaaagtgcatgcaaagcctcctatataaataaattaaacaaccttacaagaaatctgtgttttgagtgttttttagcatgttaggcaccaaaacgataaataataaggaactcactctatatgggaatccaaaacaatgttactgaaaacgtgtcttctcagtgttttacgtagaaaaacggtaaaacggatgcaaagcaacgaatatcaagaaatagaaaaacattactaaaaaggtatattttgagtgtttttgagcttgttacctacaaaaaacgcgaaaattgatgcaaagcattctatattgggaatgaaaaggacattgcaagaaaagtgcataatgagtgttttatagttcaaaagacccacaaggcaaaaaacgcaaaatctcgtgtatatggagaggtttcctagataccaaaatgctaaaactcatatataacactcttaattcaaaaaccgaacaaccttactaaatgcatgtattttcagtgcttttaacattcttagttaccaaaaccccaaattccatgcgaaaatcgattgtgggaaaaaaaaaaaagactttactattaaagtgtcttttgagtatttttgagcatgataggcaataaagcactaaaaaggagggcaataacattatatTGGAGTAAACcatatttttaccaagaacttgcctttaagtgtttttgaggtccttatataccagaacactaaaacgcatggaaaacaaactttatagtgaaacagaataaaattactaaaaacatgtattttgagtgtttttgatcatgttaccaataaaaacgcttagatacatgcaaagaaccctaattttgggaaacgaaaggacattacgagaaacgtgtattatgagtgtttttaagttcctttagtaccaaaaaagctaaaacccagaaataaaactctttatagagaaaaaaaaaataaaataaagtataattttttttatttttgttattcatcttcataggtactaagatgtcaaatttctggcaaaattctttgggaatcgaaaaaaaattactgaaaacgtgtctttttggtgttttacgtagaaaaacgctaaaacagatgaaaaccaaccaatatgatgaaatacaataacagaaccaaagaggtatatttttagtgtttttgagcttgttaccaacaaaaaaagcgaaaaaggatgcaaagcagtacgtattgggaaagaaaaggacattacgagaaacatgtataatgagtgtcttattattttcgggcaaaagaacttttcgttcacaagaaccacaaggcaaaaaacgcaaaaactcgtgtatataaagaagtttcttagataccaaaatgctgaaactcatgaataacaatcttaattgagaaacagaacaatattaccaaatgcatgtattttgagagtttttttcacattcttcgcaaaaccctaaatagcatgcaaaattagttttatgtgggaaaaaatgacattaccaaaagtatcttttcagtgtttttgagcgtgttaggcaataaagcactgaaaagcagggcaatcatattacaatggaataaaactaacttttaccaagaacttgccttcaaaTGTTTtccagctccttacataccaaagcgctaaaacgcatgtaaaacactcctttatggagaagcagaataacattatcaaaaacaagtgttttgagtgttttttatcatgttacctataaaaacgcttaaatacatgcaaagatccccatatttgggaaacgaaaggacattacgagaaatgtgtattatgaatatttttaagttccttaagtaccaaaacgttttttgtaggaaacaagcacacaggcacttataatatacatttttggtaatgtttttctgcttcttgatattgattagtttgtatcatttttagcgtttttctacgtaaaacactgagaagaaacgttttcagtaattttcttttggattcccacttagagtgagttccttattatttatcgttttggtgcctaatatgctgaaaaacactcagaagacatatttcttgtaaggtctttaattttctcatatgggaggctttgcatgtcttttcagtgtttgtgagcgtgttacgcaataaagccctaaaagccagggcaatcacattacatgggagtaAAACCAAattataccaagaacttgcctttaccGCGACGGTTCATGGGCCTACTCCACATGAACAAGGAACTGTGTAACTTTGAAGAAGTGTCGCGGCTTACCCTAACCTGCAGGCTTGCCCGGGGACTAGTAGGAGATTCCCTGTAACCAGTTGGGGGCAATAAGCAGCAGGAAAGGACTAATTAACAGTTCCGAAGAGCCAGGATAGGCCTAGCAAGCCACTGGTGTTACAGTTTTTGCTCAAGAAACGCAGAACGTGCCTCGGAATCGGACTGACCAAAGGGTAACGAACCGGAATGGAACTGgacatgaaaataagaaacaaaagacaataaagatTGCAACGATAAACTTGGCAACAttcaaggataaagaagaggaaataatagagatgatgaaggaaagaaagctggaAATCGTTGGATTATGTGAAACTAGAatcaaagggaaaggagaaaaaacattacatgaaaattataagatcATAATAGTGGTAATGAGGATGGAAGACATGGGGTTGATATAATGATGTCACCACTGATGGCAGAAAGGATGGACAGTATGGACTgtagaaatgagagagtgatGGGTATAACGTTAACTATAGATCAGACAAAAATTAGCATTATCCAAACATATGCTCCACAACAGGGCAGAAgtctgagggagaaagagcagtTTTATGAAACTCTAGaggaaatgacaaaaacaataagacatcacgagaatgtcattgtcatgggagacatgaatggacatgtcggacagaatagagatggagTAGAGCACGTCATCGGAGAGTTTAGCATTGGCGAAAGGaaccaggagggagaaagaataatagattATTGTGTGATGAATAACATGTCCATTATGAATACTTATTATAAACATCAGGAGAGCCATAAATGGACATGGTATCGGTGGAATGAAGCACAACAAGGATATACTGAGAGGTCAATGATTGACCTGTTTCTCACCAACAGGAAAAACATATTTAAAGATGTTAGGACCATACCATCAGTGTCCTTAGACTCTGACCACAGGTTGGTGGTGGCTaaattaaaaattgtaaaaccaaaggaaaaagtcaagaaaaagcaaaagagattCAAATTGGAAAACctcaaggacgaagagaagaagcaagcacTACGGCAACtggtaacattacgaaaaccaacTGAATTGGAAATGGAAGCAATGAACATAGAAGaacaatggaataaattcaagaACACTGTGTATGGGGCAGCTGAGGAGACAGTTGGTATTAAGATCAAATatggaaccaaaaagaaaagtactgcatgatggacttatgatgttaaggaagcagtcaaagaaaaaacaagatctttcagaaaatggatgaaaacaagaaacattgaagatagagaagattacgtagataaacgaaaCAGTGCAGAAGCAACCAAAAGAGCAGCCAAGGAGGACATGTGGATCAAGATTGGTCAAGAtctagagagagacgtagaaggaacaagaaaattattgtatagcatggctaagaactataggaaaggaaataacgaatcaacatatgcaataatgaacaaaacaggagaattactaacaaaaccacaggagattgaagaaagatggagagaatacttccaagaacttctaaatgtggaggatgtggaagtggatgaagagcggaatctagatatacaggaagaacaaggagagaacccaaatgagatcaatatagaggaagtgaaggaggcactaaagaagatgagaagcggCAAAGCCCCGGGGGACGACGAGCTCCTTATAGAGCTATTTAAAGCTGCtggggaagaatgtgtagagtggatgaggtacattttcagtaatgcgtggaaagaggagaaagtgccccatgattggcacaaagcaatagtatgtccaatatataagaaaggcagtaaaacagattgtgcaaattatagaggtatatccctgttatctcatgttggaaaattgtatgaaagaatagttgagaaaagattaagaacctgtgtcgaggagaaactaggaatatggcagtatggtttcaggcccaataggagcacgacagatctagtgttcactttaaagatgataatggagaagagttgggagtggagcattgataaatatgtggcttttatagatctggaaaaagcctttgatagaattagaagagattgcttgtggagagtcttacaacatcaagactacggcataaactctaaactgatacgagtaattaagagtatatataagaacacggagagcagagtcaagaacagagagctggagagtgaatggtttagcattaagacaggagtgagacaagggggagtgctctctcctttgctattcattatatacatggacagatgcctgaaggaagtgtgtgtaagggaggataaagagatcacgctggcctatgcagacgatgtcgctgtcgtgacaggaagccaacaagatcttcaagaggccatgacaagatggaatgatgtcttaaatagggaaggaatgagaatgaacaaacaaaaaactgaaataatgaaagttggcagaataaaggaggaatgtaatatttacatagaaaacgttaaactgaagcagaccgacaaattttgttatctgggagtacttttcgacgaggaaaacagacagaatatagaaattttaaatagaatacagaagtacaatgcaaatgtcagtgcattgtatcccatacttaaagataagaatattccaacaaaagctaaaaccataatatttacaacaatactaagaccagtacttctatatgggtcagaaacttggacactgacaacaagaacatcttcacaaatacaagcagcagaaatgagagttctgagaatgatccgaggtgtgaccagacttgatagaattagaaatgaagaaaccagagagagattagggataacatctaTACTGAggataattgaaaagaacaaattgagatggtatggacatgtacgaagaatggaagatacaagatacgcaaggaagtttctggaatgggttcctctaggcaggaggccggtgggacgacctaggaagcgatggatgcagggagttgaagaagctactgaacgaagaggaagaaatctacaagaaataaccagagatgaggatttcatggatagagacctttggagaagattcgtagaggccggacactgacaggcattgcctaccttgcgtctggtgaCAAAGGTGagaaacttgcctttaagtgtttttgagctcgttacataccaaaacgctaaaacgcatgcaaaatacattttatggagaaacagaataacattaccaaatacatgtaatttgagtgttttttttatcatttgatgtataaaaacgcttaaacacatacaaagaaccttatgtttgggaaacgaaagaacattacgaaaaacgtgtattatgagtgatttttaagttccttcgg comes from the Scylla paramamosain isolate STU-SP2022 chromosome 28, ASM3559412v1, whole genome shotgun sequence genome and includes:
- the LOC135115148 gene encoding craniofacial development protein 2-like — translated: MSPLMAERMDSMDCRNERVMGITLTIDQTKISIIQTYAPQQGRSLREKEQFYETLEEMTKTIRHHENVIVMGDMNGHVGQNRDGVEHVIGEFSIGERNQEGERIIDYCVMNNMSIMNTYYKHQESHKWTWYRWNEAQQGYTERSMIDLFLTNRKNIFKDVRTIPSVSLDSDHRLVVAKLKIVKPKEKVKKKQKRFKLENLKDEEKKQALRQLVTLRKPTELEMEAMNIEEQWNKFKNTVYGAAEETVGIKIKYGTKKKSTA